From a region of the Candidatus Jettenia caeni genome:
- a CDS encoding two-component sensor kinase, producing the protein MKYLTLVIKSKRFNAREFLKMSVFQSIKGKFLTFVLCISLIPFIIVTTLYYLHARNILKYKTLEELRTIAEAKRLNVVSLMEKLKIRTVDFSSDGFIRNTCETIIRIEDSQQDGEIKRLNRYLLKHKIPIYQHLKAIIITDTYGKVISSTQENLVGDTISHDGIYLKVAGKDFGEVYVSQPRYYPYLNANCISVSASVISIHDAHSLGVIINVYSLSALNEITADRTGMGKTGEVYLINKDKIMLTESRFIDNAPLKQVVDTEPVRRIIEDGKEVVGVYKDYRGRFVVGALMSIPDYDWILFSEIDKAEIFGPLRGLGSIALILGISSFCVITSMGIIFVVSIVKPINKLIYVTKRFARGDLDYRVEVIGKDEVGELANSFNIMAEGLAREIAGHKSAEEALKESEQKFRAIFDNATDGILLADIETRQFFLGNKAICHILGYSHDEIRDLKVIDIHPGKDLPSVIEKFEKQIKGEIVLAEDIPVKRKDGSVFYADISSANIILGGKAYLIGIFRDITERKRIEDELKEFNKILEQHVAERTSALKKVNEELQREITEHKRAEEMLQKSNASLANAQRIAHLGNFEWDVVKNKVFGSDEFYRICGLTPQTLQEFAGTYESFINFVHPDDKEFVEKTVYEALHEKKPFNIDFRIILESDTERIVHVQAEVIFDTTGKAIQINGTAQDITELKRLEEELRKISNAVEQSASLIVITDNKGNIEYVNPKFTQMTGYALKEVMGKNPRILKSGKTLPGEYKRLWTTITSGGEWRGEFMNKGKNGELYCELASISPVKNSKGIITHFVAVKEDITERKRMEEELRILNRSLEQRVAERTAGLKKACHKLHLEVLERKQAESSLRKSEARLANAQRIAHLGNWEWNIVKNELWWSDEIYRIFGLIPQTFGVTYEAFLDSVHPDDRELVKRSVNEALYQKKPYRIDHRIILPGGSMRIVHEEAEVIFDDTGRAIQMNGTVHDITERKQAEETLRMSEHKYRLLLENLPQRIFYKDKNSIYMSCNENLARDLRIKPDEITGKTDYDFYPKELAEKYRASDKRVIESGQTKDREEEYIKDGQEMIIHIVKTPIRDEKGTIIGVLGIFWDVTEKVALQMEAIRNRHLVALGVLATGVGHEINNPMTGIINCAQILFNKSKEGSKERDIAHRIIKEGDRVVNIVHSLLSLDSSGDGKEEKSIVRIQEVLSDTLILIEAQLRKEGIKVKSDISPNLSRISAYLRQIQQVFLNIISNARYALNEKYPEAHDDKILEILGEEILIDNHPYVKITFCDHGTGIPANIIHKVLDPFFTTKPRHKATGLGLSISHSIIRDHGGKILIESIEGEFTKVIVVLPGIQK; encoded by the coding sequence TTGAAATATTTAACTTTAGTCATAAAATCTAAACGATTCAATGCCAGAGAATTTTTGAAAATGAGTGTATTCCAATCTATTAAAGGAAAATTCCTTACCTTCGTGCTCTGTATTTCCCTCATACCTTTTATCATAGTCACAACCCTATATTACCTTCATGCAAGAAATATCCTGAAATATAAAACTTTAGAGGAATTGAGAACGATTGCAGAGGCAAAAAGACTCAATGTAGTATCTTTAATGGAGAAATTAAAGATACGTACCGTGGATTTCAGTTCTGATGGGTTTATAAGAAATACTTGTGAGACAATTATCAGGATTGAAGATTCTCAACAGGATGGAGAAATAAAAAGATTAAACCGCTATCTTTTAAAACATAAAATACCAATATATCAACATCTGAAAGCGATAATTATTACTGATACGTATGGAAAGGTTATCTCATCTACTCAGGAAAATTTGGTTGGAGATACTATTTCTCATGATGGCATATATTTAAAAGTAGCGGGTAAGGATTTTGGTGAGGTATATGTTTCCCAGCCACGATACTATCCTTATCTTAATGCGAATTGCATATCTGTTTCTGCTTCAGTTATTTCTATCCATGACGCCCATTCACTTGGTGTTATTATTAATGTCTATTCTCTTTCAGCCCTCAATGAGATTACAGCCGACCGTACCGGAATGGGAAAGACGGGCGAAGTGTATTTAATTAACAAAGATAAAATTATGCTTACAGAGTCAAGATTTATCGATAATGCACCATTGAAACAGGTAGTGGATACAGAGCCAGTTCGCAGGATTATCGAGGATGGTAAAGAAGTGGTTGGTGTGTATAAAGATTATAGAGGTAGGTTTGTTGTTGGTGCCTTAATGAGTATACCTGATTATGATTGGATACTTTTCTCAGAGATAGATAAAGCTGAAATCTTTGGGCCATTAAGGGGATTAGGATCTATTGCATTAATATTAGGCATAAGTAGTTTTTGTGTAATAACGAGTATGGGCATTATCTTTGTCGTCTCAATAGTAAAGCCTATCAATAAATTAATCTATGTTACAAAAAGATTTGCAAGAGGTGATTTGGATTATCGGGTAGAGGTAATTGGCAAGGATGAAGTTGGCGAGTTAGCCAATAGCTTTAATATTATGGCTGAGGGGCTTGCAAGGGAAATTGCAGGGCATAAGAGTGCAGAGGAAGCGCTGAAGGAGTCAGAGCAAAAATTTAGGGCCATTTTTGATAATGCGACAGATGGGATACTTTTAGCAGATATTGAGACAAGACAATTCTTTCTTGGTAATAAAGCGATTTGTCACATATTGGGTTACAGTCATGACGAGATCAGGGATTTAAAAGTTATAGACATCCATCCCGGGAAGGACCTCCCTTCTGTTATAGAAAAGTTTGAAAAACAAATAAAAGGGGAGATTGTATTAGCCGAGGATATCCCCGTAAAAAGAAAGGATGGCAGCGTTTTTTATGCTGACATTAGTTCCGCTAATATAATCCTTGGTGGAAAAGCATATCTCATAGGGATTTTTAGAGATATTACTGAGCGCAAACGTATAGAGGATGAATTAAAGGAATTTAATAAGATTCTTGAACAGCATGTAGCAGAAAGGACATCGGCGCTAAAAAAGGTAAATGAAGAATTGCAAAGAGAAATTACTGAGCATAAGCGGGCTGAGGAAATGTTACAGAAAAGCAATGCCAGTCTTGCCAATGCACAAAGAATTGCACATCTGGGAAATTTTGAATGGGATGTTGTAAAAAACAAAGTGTTTGGATCTGATGAATTCTATCGCATCTGTGGCTTGACACCTCAGACACTACAAGAATTTGCCGGAACATATGAATCATTCATAAATTTTGTTCATCCCGATGATAAAGAATTTGTGGAAAAGACTGTTTATGAAGCTTTGCATGAGAAAAAGCCTTTCAATATTGACTTCCGTATCATTTTGGAAAGTGATACTGAGCGTATTGTTCATGTACAGGCCGAGGTTATTTTTGATACTACGGGAAAAGCGATCCAAATAAATGGAACAGCGCAAGACATTACAGAGCTCAAGCGGTTAGAGGAAGAACTTCGCAAGATATCAAATGCCGTTGAACAAAGTGCAAGTCTTATTGTAATTACCGATAACAAGGGCAACATCGAGTATGTAAACCCTAAATTTACTCAAATGACAGGTTATGCCCTTAAGGAAGTCATGGGAAAGAACCCACGTATTTTAAAATCCGGCAAAACGCTTCCTGGAGAATACAAACGGTTATGGACCACGATTACCTCCGGTGGTGAATGGCGGGGAGAATTTATGAACAAGGGAAAGAATGGTGAACTCTATTGTGAACTTGCATCCATTTCTCCCGTTAAAAACTCGAAAGGTATCATTACCCATTTCGTTGCTGTTAAGGAAGATATTACCGAACGGAAACGGATGGAAGAAGAATTAAGGATACTGAACAGATCCCTGGAGCAACGCGTAGCCGAACGAACGGCAGGGCTAAAGAAAGCATGTCATAAGTTACACTTAGAAGTTTTGGAACGTAAACAAGCAGAAAGCTCTTTGCGGAAAAGCGAAGCCAGACTTGCTAACGCTCAACGAATTGCCCATTTAGGAAATTGGGAATGGAATATCGTGAAAAACGAATTATGGTGGTCTGACGAGATATACCGTATCTTCGGTTTGATTCCACAGACATTCGGTGTGACATACGAAGCATTTTTGGATTCTGTTCATCCCGACGACCGGGAATTGGTAAAAAGATCTGTTAACGAGGCTTTATATCAGAAAAAGCCATACCGTATTGATCATCGTATCATTTTACCAGGCGGCTCTATGCGTATCGTACACGAAGAGGCAGAAGTAATTTTTGATGATACTGGCAGGGCAATTCAGATGAATGGGACGGTCCATGATATTACAGAACGTAAACAGGCAGAAGAGACATTGCGGATGAGTGAGCATAAATATCGATTGCTTCTTGAGAATCTTCCCCAAAGGATATTTTATAAAGATAAGAATTCAATATATATGTCCTGTAATGAAAATTTAGCCAGGGATTTACGTATCAAACCAGATGAAATCACCGGGAAGACGGATTATGACTTTTACCCTAAAGAGCTTGCTGAAAAATACCGGGCAAGTGATAAGAGGGTTATTGAATCAGGGCAAACGAAGGATAGAGAAGAGGAATATATCAAAGATGGACAGGAAATGATTATTCATATCGTTAAAACTCCTATCAGAGATGAAAAAGGTACGATCATCGGTGTCTTGGGTATTTTCTGGGATGTTACGGAAAAAGTAGCTTTACAAATGGAGGCTATACGCAATAGACACCTGGTGGCATTGGGAGTGTTAGCAACCGGTGTAGGTCATGAAATTAACAACCCTATGACGGGTATTATTAATTGCGCCCAAATATTGTTTAATAAAAGTAAAGAGGGAAGCAAGGAAAGAGATATTGCTCATCGGATTATCAAAGAGGGTGATCGTGTCGTTAACATAGTCCATAGTCTCCTTTCTCTTGATAGCTCCGGAGATGGAAAAGAGGAAAAAAGTATTGTCAGGATTCAAGAAGTGCTATCAGACACCCTTATTTTGATAGAGGCACAATTACGAAAAGAGGGTATCAAGGTAAAATCGGATATATCCCCAAACCTATCGAGAATATCTGCATATCTACGGCAGATCCAACAGGTTTTTTTGAATATCATAAGC